In Deinococcus maricopensis DSM 21211, the sequence AGCGCCGAAACCCGCGCGTTCCTGGAGGGCGTCGCGGGCCTGTGCGCCGTCGCGCTGGAACGCGCCGCGTGGACCGAACGCGCTGAACGGGCCATCCGCGAGCAGGCCGAGGAGCGCGCCTGGCTCACGAACCTCGCGGACGCCAGCGCACGCCTCGCCGACGCGCGAGGCGTGCCCGACACGCTGAGCGTCAGCGCGGACGTCGCCCTGACGCTCGGCGACTGGACGCTGCTGAGCCTCCCAGGCCCGGACGGCACCCTGCACGCCCGGGCCATCGCGCACACCGACCCGGTGCGCGCCGAGGGTGCCCGCGCGCACCTACGCGCCGCTGTCCTGCCCACCGAACCGCTGCCCGGCCTCACGGACGCCTACCGCAGCGCCCGCCCCGTCCTGCACAGCGACGTGAGCCCCGAGGCGCTGGCCGCCCTGGACCTACCGGACGCCGCCCAAGCGGTCCTCCGTCAGCTGCGCGTACACAGCGTCCTGCATCTGCCGCTGCTCACGCACGGCCGCGCCATCGGCGTCCTCACCGTCCTGAACGAGACGCGCCCGTTCGAGGACGGCCAGCGTCTGTACGCCCAGAACCTCGCGGGCCGCATCGCCGCCGCCCTCGACAATGCCCTGCTCTACCAGGACGTCGTGGAGCGCGCCAGCGGCCAGGAAGCCGTGATGGAAGCCCTCACCGAAGGGCTGCTGATCCTCGACGAGGACGGCACCGTCATCCTCACCAACCCCAGCGCGCCGCAACTGCTCGGCCTGTCGCCCACCAGCATGATCGGCGTACCCATCGCGGACCTCGTAGGCGCCACCCTCGACCTCGACGGCGCGCCCACACCCGTCACCGCCGAAGACATCGTCGGCCTGCCCAACGCCCTGGACCTCGTGCGCGGCGTCGACACCCCCAGCGGCCGCCGCTGGTTCAAGCTCGGCGCGCGACCCCTGCAGCAGGGCGGACGCCAGCTCACCGTGTGCACCTTCGCGGACGTCACCGACGCCATCGAGCGCGAACGGCGCCTCGTGCACCTCGCGCACCACGACGACCTCACCGGCCTCCCGAACCGCCGCGCGCTGCGTGAGCACCTGCAGCGCGCCCTCCACAACGGCCCGTGCAGCATCGCCCTGCTGGACCTGCAGGGTTTCAAGGGCGTGAACGACACGTACGGTCACGACTTCGGCGATCAACTGCTCATCGCTGCCGCGCGCGCCCTGCAGGCCGCCGCGCCGCCCGGCGCGATCCTCGCGCGCCCCGGCGGGGACGAATTCGCGCTCCTGCTGTGCGGACCGCACGACTGGGCCGCCACCTGGGAACGCTGGCTCGACGCACTCAGCGTCCCCTTGCGCGTGGGCGGCACCGCGTGGCGCACCACCGTGAACGCCGGGTACGCCGTCGCGCCCGAGGACGGCACCGACGTGCGCAACCTCCTCGCCGCCGCCGACCTCGCGCAGCGCGCCGCGAAACACGCCCTGCAGCCCCTCGCGCCATTCCGCGCCGAGTACCGCCAGGCCATCGAGCGCCGCACCGACCTCGAACAGCACCTGCGCGTCGCCCTGCAACGCCATGAGTTGCGCGTGGCCCTGCAGCCGATCCTGCACGTGCACGACCTGCAGGTCATGGGGTACGAGGCGCTCGCCCGCTGGATCCGCCCGGACGGGCAGTTCGTGTCCCCGGCGGAATTCATCGCCGTGGCGGAAAGCACCGACCTGATCCACCCGCTCGGGCGGCAGATGGCGCACCTCGCCCTGCGCGCCCTCACCCGCCCCGGCGTACCCGAACACACCTGCGTCACCATCAACGTCAGCGCCGTGCAGCTCGGCCGCGCGCACTACCACGAGGAACTCACCGCGCAGCTGCGCGCCGCGAACGTCCCCCCGAACCGCCTGATCCTCGAAGTGACCGAGAGCGCCGTCATCAACGACCAGCCCACCGCCCGGCGCAACCTCCTCGCGCTCGCCGAAACCGGCGTGCACATCGCCCTGGACGACTTCGGGCACGGCTACTCCAGCCTGAAGCTCCTGCAGATGCTCCCGTTCACCATCGTGAAAATCGACGCGGAGCTCATGCGCAGCGGCATGCGCGACCCCACGTTCCTGCGCGCCATCATTCAGGTGGCGTCCGCGACCGGCGCGTCCGTCGTCGCCGAAGGTGTCGAAACCGACGAGCAGCTCCGCACCCTGCGCGACCTGAACGTGCCCCTCGCACAGGGGTACCTGCTGGGCCGCCCGCAACTCGTGGAATTCCCGCCGGACACGCTCACCAAGGAGGCCCCCTGACCATGCCCACCCTCGACGTCCCCCAGGTGTCCGCTGACCTCGCCAGCACCCCCCATACCCGCGCGCTGTGCCGCGCGCTCAGCGACCTCGCCGCCACGCACGGCGCCCTGCCCGGCACCCACCCGGACGCGCCCCTCACCTGGACGCTGCCCCTCCCGTTCGGGCGGCACTTCGCCGTGCACTTCCCGGACGCCGGCACCCACCCGGACGCGCCCGCTCTGCAACTGCTGCAGAGCACCCTGCCCACCATCGCGGGCCGCGTCGTCGACCGCGAATGGCAGGGCATCACCGACGCCGCCGTCGACGAACTCACCCGCGCGCACGACGAGGACACCGCCCTCACGCGCCTGCAGGCGCTCGTGAGTGCCCACGTGCCCGCCACCGCCACGTGCACCCGCGACGCCGCGCACCTCGACGCGGGCGTGCACGGCGACGACCACACCCTCACGCTCCCCATCCACGCCCGCTACCGCCCCCTCGTCGCGCTCACCCTCACTGGTGACCTCCGGGGCTGGACGGCCGATGACCGCGCGCGCGTCACGCGCCTCACGCGCGTCGCCGGCGCGCTCATCGAGCAGATCCGCGCGCAGACGGTCGTGGAGCACCTCCTGAACTTCCAGCGGGTCAGCCTGCACACCCCGCCCAGCGAGCTGTACCGGGCGCTGATGGACCTCGCCATCCAGTGCGTGCCCGGCGCTCAGGCCGGCAGCATCCTCGTGTACGAAAACGACCAGTACGTGTTCCGCGCGTGGCACGGCTACAGCGACGACGAGTTCGAGGGCGTCGCGTTCAGCGCGCAGCAGCAGCAGCAGTGGTACGGCCTGAGCGCCCAGGAGTG encodes:
- a CDS encoding putative bifunctional diguanylate cyclase/phosphodiesterase, whose protein sequence is MPNRLQSRVRPPRATSTPPQAVNLSFARARTLSTLAGALTQARTADEIRRAVLTFTPPAVLAYAINLMTLGDDQHVHLIGQQGYALHVMQPYAHLPLTQPAPSTDVIRSGEALYLTRADLHARYPDITWDERTHAIAALPLAAAGTPFGAMVVSFDDPGVPSAETRAFLEGVAGLCAVALERAAWTERAERAIREQAEERAWLTNLADASARLADARGVPDTLSVSADVALTLGDWTLLSLPGPDGTLHARAIAHTDPVRAEGARAHLRAAVLPTEPLPGLTDAYRSARPVLHSDVSPEALAALDLPDAAQAVLRQLRVHSVLHLPLLTHGRAIGVLTVLNETRPFEDGQRLYAQNLAGRIAAALDNALLYQDVVERASGQEAVMEALTEGLLILDEDGTVILTNPSAPQLLGLSPTSMIGVPIADLVGATLDLDGAPTPVTAEDIVGLPNALDLVRGVDTPSGRRWFKLGARPLQQGGRQLTVCTFADVTDAIERERRLVHLAHHDDLTGLPNRRALREHLQRALHNGPCSIALLDLQGFKGVNDTYGHDFGDQLLIAAARALQAAAPPGAILARPGGDEFALLLCGPHDWAATWERWLDALSVPLRVGGTAWRTTVNAGYAVAPEDGTDVRNLLAAADLAQRAAKHALQPLAPFRAEYRQAIERRTDLEQHLRVALQRHELRVALQPILHVHDLQVMGYEALARWIRPDGQFVSPAEFIAVAESTDLIHPLGRQMAHLALRALTRPGVPEHTCVTINVSAVQLGRAHYHEELTAQLRAANVPPNRLILEVTESAVINDQPTARRNLLALAETGVHIALDDFGHGYSSLKLLQMLPFTIVKIDAELMRSGMRDPTFLRAIIQVASATGASVVAEGVETDEQLRTLRDLNVPLAQGYLLGRPQLVEFPPDTLTKEAP
- a CDS encoding GGDEF domain-containing protein; the protein is MPTLDVPQVSADLASTPHTRALCRALSDLAATHGALPGTHPDAPLTWTLPLPFGRHFAVHFPDAGTHPDAPALQLLQSTLPTIAGRVVDREWQGITDAAVDELTRAHDEDTALTRLQALVSAHVPATATCTRDAAHLDAGVHGDDHTLTLPIHARYRPLVALTLTGDLRGWTADDRARVTRLTRVAGALIEQIRAQTVVEHLLNFQRVSLHTPPSELYRALMDLAIQCVPGAQAGSILVYENDQYVFRAWHGYSDDEFEGVAFSAQQQQQWYGLSAQEWHDAQPRLLSAADVPVRGAGFIRDDAHKADTLPSVERIQVNLAVPILYEGEVYAMLNLDNHTRAQSFDADSVQAARLVATQAALIVHEVHARQHVRTLATTDALTGLGNRRAYDDALRRAHLHGARENVTLMVIDMAAFKQLNDLHGHAEGDDALRTVARTLLWSVRRNDQAFRWGGDEFAVILLGATESDADVVARRFARLLPAPLRAHIGIAQRGATATPAEWARLADTAMYTAKRQGLPITRASTLEHVTSGTPDRSDDLR